The following are from one region of the Serinus canaria isolate serCan28SL12 chromosome 8, serCan2020, whole genome shotgun sequence genome:
- the UCHL5 gene encoding ubiquitin carboxyl-terminal hydrolase isozyme L5 isoform X1 encodes MSGGSSAGEWCLMESDPGVFTELIKGFGCRGAQVEEIWSLEPENFEKLKPVHGLIFLFKWQPGEEPAGSVVQDSRLDTIFFAKQVINNACATQAIVSVLLNCAHQDIHLGETLSEFKEFSQSFDAAMKGLALSNSEVIRQVHNSFARQQMFEFDAKSSAKEEDAFHFVSYVPVNGRLYELDGLREGPIDLGACHQDDWISAVRPVIEKRIQKYSEGEIRFNLMAIVSDRKMIYEQRIAELQQQLAEEEPMDTDQSSNMLSSIQSEVAKYQMLIEEENQKLKRYKIENIRRKHNYLPFIMELLKTLAEHQQLIPLVEKAKEKQNAKKAQEAK; translated from the exons ATGTCCGGGGGCAGCAGCGCCGGCGAGTGGTGCCTCATGGAGAGCGACCCGGGCGTCTTCACCGAGCTCATCAAGGGCTTCG gctgcagaggagcacaaGTTGAAGAAATATGGAGTTTGGAGCCAGAGAACTTTGAAAAATTGAA gccAGTACATGggctgatttttctcttcaagtggcagcctggagaggagccagcGGGTTCTGTTGTCCAGGATTCCAGACTGGATACAATATTTTTTGCTAAGCAG GTCATAAATAATGCCTGTGCAACTCAAGCCATAGTAAGTGTGCTGTTAAACTGTGCTCATCAAGACATTCATCTAGGAGAGACCTTGTcagaatttaaagaattttcCCAAAGCTTTGATGCTGCA ATGAAAGGTTTGGCACTGAGCAACTCAGAGGTGATTCGGCAAGTTCACAACAGTTTTGCCAG acaACAGATGTTTGAGTTTGATGCAAAGTCTTCAGCAAAGGAAGAAGATGCCTTTCACTTTGTAAGCTACGTTCCTGTTAATGGGAGGCTATATGAGCTAGATGGCTTAAGGGAAGGACCAATTGATTTAG GTGCATGCCATCAGGATGACTGGATAAGTGCAGTGCGGCCCGTCATAGAGAAGCGCATACAAAA ATACAGTGAAGGTGAGATAAGGTTTAACCTGATGGCTATTGTGTCTGACAGGAAGATGATATATGAGCAGAGGATTGCAGAGCTACAGCAGCAACTGGCAGAG GAGGAGCCTATGGATACAGATCAAAGTAGTAATATGTTAAGTTCTATACAATCAGAAGTTGCAAAATACCAGATGTTAATTGAAGAAGAgaaccaaaaattaaaaagatataAG attgaaaatattagaagaaaaCATAACTACCTGCCTTTCATCATGGAATTGTTAAAGACTCTAGCAGAGCACCAGCAGTTAATACCCTTAGTAGAAAAA gcgaaagaaaaacagaatgcCAAGAAAGCTCAGGAGGCCAAATGA
- the RO60 gene encoding RNA-binding protein RO60 isoform X2, giving the protein MPISVLLRNLGKLTANSVLAPRGSEVAIVCEKLRNEKLLKKGRIHPFHILVALETYKAGHGNRGKLWWRPDGDILEALDASFYKAFKTVEPTGKRIVIAVDVSASMTQKVLGSVLNASTVAAVMCMVVARTEKDSQIVAFSHEMVPCPVTADMTLPQVLVKMYEIPVGTTDCSLPMIWAQKTQTAADVFIVFTDNETFAGNAPPAMALREYREKMGIPAKLVVCGMTSHGFTIADPDDRGMLDICGFDTGALDVLRNFTLDLI; this is encoded by the exons ATGCCTATTTCTGTGTTGTTGAGAAATTTAGGAAAGCTGACAGCAAATTCAGTGCTTGCACCACGAGGTTCAGAAGTGGCAATAGTATgtgaaaaactgagaaatgaGAAACTGCTAAAAAAA GGTAGAATACATCCCTTCCATATTTTGGTTGCATTAGAAACCTATAAAGCTGGACATGGAAACAGAGGGAAACTTTGGTGGCGTCCTGATGGAGACATTTTAGAAGCTTTGGATGCCTCATTTTACAAAGCTTTCAAG aCAGTGGAACCAACAGGAAAACGCATTGTAATTGCAGTTGATGTTAGTGCATCAATGACACAAAAGGTTTTGGGCAGTGTGCTCAATGCCAGTACAGTTGCAGCAGTAATGTGTATG gTTGTAGCACGTACTGAGAAGGATTCCCAAATTGTTGCCTTTTCACATGAAATGGTCCCATGTCCAGTGACAGCTGACATGACCTTACCTCAAGTTTTAGTGAAAATGTATGaa aTTCCAGTGGGTACCACTGATTGTTCCCTTCCGATGATATGGGCTCAAAAGACTCAGACAGCTGCTGATGTCTTCATTGTATTTACTGATAATGAGACCTTTGCTGGGAATGCTCCTCCTGCAATGGCCCTTAGAGAGTACAGAGAG AAAATGGGCATTCCTGCTAAGCTGGTTGTTTGTGGCATGACCTCCCACGGTTTTACGATCGCGGACCCGGACGACAGAGGCATGTTGGATATCTGCGGCTTCGACACGGGAGCTTTGGACGTCCTTCGAAACTTCACTTTGGATTTGATTTAA
- the UCHL5 gene encoding ubiquitin carboxyl-terminal hydrolase isozyme L5 isoform X3, with the protein MKGLALSNSEVIRQVHNSFARQQMFEFDAKSSAKEEDAFHFVSYVPVNGRLYELDGLREGPIDLGACHQDDWISAVRPVIEKRIQKYSEGEIRFNLMAIVSDRKMIYEQRIAELQQQLAEEEPMDTDQSSNMLSSIQSEVAKYQMLIEEENQKLKRYKIENIRRKHNYLPFIMELLKTLAEHQQLIPLVEKAKEKQNAKKAQEAK; encoded by the exons ATGAAAGGTTTGGCACTGAGCAACTCAGAGGTGATTCGGCAAGTTCACAACAGTTTTGCCAG acaACAGATGTTTGAGTTTGATGCAAAGTCTTCAGCAAAGGAAGAAGATGCCTTTCACTTTGTAAGCTACGTTCCTGTTAATGGGAGGCTATATGAGCTAGATGGCTTAAGGGAAGGACCAATTGATTTAG GTGCATGCCATCAGGATGACTGGATAAGTGCAGTGCGGCCCGTCATAGAGAAGCGCATACAAAA ATACAGTGAAGGTGAGATAAGGTTTAACCTGATGGCTATTGTGTCTGACAGGAAGATGATATATGAGCAGAGGATTGCAGAGCTACAGCAGCAACTGGCAGAG GAGGAGCCTATGGATACAGATCAAAGTAGTAATATGTTAAGTTCTATACAATCAGAAGTTGCAAAATACCAGATGTTAATTGAAGAAGAgaaccaaaaattaaaaagatataAG attgaaaatattagaagaaaaCATAACTACCTGCCTTTCATCATGGAATTGTTAAAGACTCTAGCAGAGCACCAGCAGTTAATACCCTTAGTAGAAAAA gcgaaagaaaaacagaatgcCAAGAAAGCTCAGGAGGCCAAATGA
- the RO60 gene encoding RNA-binding protein RO60 isoform X1: MEAEESRAQPPSEAPEPGGASGAGWHLTDSARLQHFLCFGSEGSTYHVKEQKLGFENAEALLRLIEEGRGCEVVEEIKAFSQEGRAAKQEPLLFALAVCSQCSDAKTKQAAFKAVPEVCCIPTHLFTFIQFKKDLKEGMKCGMWGRALRKAVADWYNGKNGMALALAVTKYKQRSGWSHKDLLRLSHLKPASEGIAIVTKYITKGWKDVQEAYKEKAVSAETEKLLKYLEAVEKVKRTKDELEVIHLIEEYGLVREHLLTNHLKSKEVWKALLKEMPISVLLRNLGKLTANSVLAPRGSEVAIVCEKLRNEKLLKKGRIHPFHILVALETYKAGHGNRGKLWWRPDGDILEALDASFYKAFKTVEPTGKRIVIAVDVSASMTQKVLGSVLNASTVAAVMCMVVARTEKDSQIVAFSHEMVPCPVTADMTLPQVLVKMYEIPVGTTDCSLPMIWAQKTQTAADVFIVFTDNETFAGNAPPAMALREYREKMGIPAKLVVCGMTSHGFTIADPDDRGMLDICGFDTGALDVLRNFTLDLI; this comes from the exons atggaggcagaggagagccGAGCGCAGCCCCCGAGCGAGGCGCCGGAGCCCGGCGGTGCCAGCGGTGCCGGCTGGCACCTCACCGACAGCGCCCGGCTGCAGCACTTCCTGTGCTTCGGCTCCGAGGGCAGCACTTACCACGTCAAGGAGCAGAAGCTGGGCTTTGAGAACGCAGAAGCTTTGCTAAGGCTGATTGAAGAGGGCAGAGGCTGCGAAGTTGTGGAAGAAATCAAAGCCTTTAGTCaagagggcagagcagcaaaacaggagCCCCTGCTCTTTGCCCTCGCCGTTTGCTCGCAGTGCTCTGatgccaaaacaaaacaagcgGCGTTTAAAGCTGTCCCCGAGGTGTGTTGCATACCAACCCATCTCTTTACTTTCATCCAGTTTAAAAAAGATCTGAAGGAGGGCATGAAATGTGGCATGTGGGGCCGTGCTCTGAGGAAAGCTGTTGCAGATTGGTACAATGGAAAGAATGGCATGGCTCTTGCTTTAGCAGTTACAAAATATAAGCAAAGAAGTGGTTGGTCTCATAAAGATCTTCTGAGGTTGTCCCACCTAAAACCTGCCAGTGAAg GAATTGCTATAGTCACTAAGTATATTACCAAGGGGTGGAAAGATGTCCAAGAAGCTTATAAAGAGAAAGCAGTTTCTGCTGAGACTGAAAAACTCTTGAAGTATCTGGAGGCTGTGGAGAAAGTCAAACGCACAAAAGATGAATTGGAAGTTATTCATTTGATAGAGGAGTATGGTCTAGTTAGAGAGCATCTCCTGACAAACCATCTGAAATCTAAAGAG GTTTGGAAGGCATTACTCAAGGAGATGCCTATTTCTGTGTTGTTGAGAAATTTAGGAAAGCTGACAGCAAATTCAGTGCTTGCACCACGAGGTTCAGAAGTGGCAATAGTATgtgaaaaactgagaaatgaGAAACTGCTAAAAAAA GGTAGAATACATCCCTTCCATATTTTGGTTGCATTAGAAACCTATAAAGCTGGACATGGAAACAGAGGGAAACTTTGGTGGCGTCCTGATGGAGACATTTTAGAAGCTTTGGATGCCTCATTTTACAAAGCTTTCAAG aCAGTGGAACCAACAGGAAAACGCATTGTAATTGCAGTTGATGTTAGTGCATCAATGACACAAAAGGTTTTGGGCAGTGTGCTCAATGCCAGTACAGTTGCAGCAGTAATGTGTATG gTTGTAGCACGTACTGAGAAGGATTCCCAAATTGTTGCCTTTTCACATGAAATGGTCCCATGTCCAGTGACAGCTGACATGACCTTACCTCAAGTTTTAGTGAAAATGTATGaa aTTCCAGTGGGTACCACTGATTGTTCCCTTCCGATGATATGGGCTCAAAAGACTCAGACAGCTGCTGATGTCTTCATTGTATTTACTGATAATGAGACCTTTGCTGGGAATGCTCCTCCTGCAATGGCCCTTAGAGAGTACAGAGAG AAAATGGGCATTCCTGCTAAGCTGGTTGTTTGTGGCATGACCTCCCACGGTTTTACGATCGCGGACCCGGACGACAGAGGCATGTTGGATATCTGCGGCTTCGACACGGGAGCTTTGGACGTCCTTCGAAACTTCACTTTGGATTTGATTTAA
- the UCHL5 gene encoding ubiquitin carboxyl-terminal hydrolase isozyme L5 isoform X2: MSGGSSAGEWCLMESDPGVFTELIKGFGCRGAQVEEIWSLEPENFEKLKPVHGLIFLFKWQPGEEPAGSVVQDSRLDTIFFAKQVINNACATQAIVSVLLNCAHQDIHLGETLSEFKEFSQSFDAAMKGLALSNSEVIRQVHNSFARQQMFEFDAKSSAKEEDAFHFVSYVPVNGRLYELDGLREGPIDLGACHQDDWISAVRPVIEKRIQKKMIYEQRIAELQQQLAEEEPMDTDQSSNMLSSIQSEVAKYQMLIEEENQKLKRYKIENIRRKHNYLPFIMELLKTLAEHQQLIPLVEKAKEKQNAKKAQEAK; this comes from the exons ATGTCCGGGGGCAGCAGCGCCGGCGAGTGGTGCCTCATGGAGAGCGACCCGGGCGTCTTCACCGAGCTCATCAAGGGCTTCG gctgcagaggagcacaaGTTGAAGAAATATGGAGTTTGGAGCCAGAGAACTTTGAAAAATTGAA gccAGTACATGggctgatttttctcttcaagtggcagcctggagaggagccagcGGGTTCTGTTGTCCAGGATTCCAGACTGGATACAATATTTTTTGCTAAGCAG GTCATAAATAATGCCTGTGCAACTCAAGCCATAGTAAGTGTGCTGTTAAACTGTGCTCATCAAGACATTCATCTAGGAGAGACCTTGTcagaatttaaagaattttcCCAAAGCTTTGATGCTGCA ATGAAAGGTTTGGCACTGAGCAACTCAGAGGTGATTCGGCAAGTTCACAACAGTTTTGCCAG acaACAGATGTTTGAGTTTGATGCAAAGTCTTCAGCAAAGGAAGAAGATGCCTTTCACTTTGTAAGCTACGTTCCTGTTAATGGGAGGCTATATGAGCTAGATGGCTTAAGGGAAGGACCAATTGATTTAG GTGCATGCCATCAGGATGACTGGATAAGTGCAGTGCGGCCCGTCATAGAGAAGCGCATACAAAA GAAGATGATATATGAGCAGAGGATTGCAGAGCTACAGCAGCAACTGGCAGAG GAGGAGCCTATGGATACAGATCAAAGTAGTAATATGTTAAGTTCTATACAATCAGAAGTTGCAAAATACCAGATGTTAATTGAAGAAGAgaaccaaaaattaaaaagatataAG attgaaaatattagaagaaaaCATAACTACCTGCCTTTCATCATGGAATTGTTAAAGACTCTAGCAGAGCACCAGCAGTTAATACCCTTAGTAGAAAAA gcgaaagaaaaacagaatgcCAAGAAAGCTCAGGAGGCCAAATGA